A genome region from Eremothecium gossypii ATCC 10895 chromosome VII, complete sequence includes the following:
- the RPD3 gene encoding histone deacetylase RPD3 (Syntenic homolog of Saccharomyces cerevisiae YNL330C (RPD3)), with the protein MVFVQKPFDELTVNSSQKKRVAYFYDADVGNYAYGAGHPMKPHRIRMTHSLIMNYGLYKKMEIYRAKPATKQEMCQFHTDEYIDFLSRVTPDNLDMFQKESVKFNVGDDCPVFDGLYEYCSISGGGSMEGAARLNRGKCDVAINYAGGLHHAKKSEASGFCYLNDIVLGIIELLRYHPRVLYIDIDVHHGDGVEEAFYTTDRVMTCSFHKYGEFFPGTGELRDTGVGKGKYYSVNVPLRDGIDDATYKSVFEPVIGKIMEWYQPSAVVLQCGGDSLSGDRLGCFNLSMRGHANCVNYVKSFGIPMMVVGGGGYTMRNVARTWAFETGLLNNVLLDEELPYNDYYEYYGPDYKLDVRPSNMFNVNSPEYLDKVLASIFSNLEHTKYAPSVQLNHVPRDPEDEGDVEEDTSEAKDTRGGSQFARDQIVEKENEFY; encoded by the coding sequence ATGGTGTTTGTACAGAAACCGTTTGATGAGCTGACTGTTAATTCGAGCCAAAAAAAGCGAGTTGCATACTTTTACGATGCAGATGTCGGGAACTATGCGTATGGCGCTGGCCATCCGATGAAGCCTCATCGGATAAGAATGACGCATTCGCTAATTATGAACTACGGGCTATACAAAAAGATGGAAATATACCGTGCAAAGCCCGCGACGAAGCAGGAGATGTGTCAATTCCACACAGACGAGTATATCGACTTTCTCTCGCGAGTAACGCCTGACAACCTGGACATGTTCCAGAAGGAGAGCGTAAAGTTCAACGTGGGGGACGACTGCCCAGTGTTTGATGGGCTGTATGAGTACTGCAGTATATCGGGCGGAGGCTCAATGGAGGGGGCGGCGCGGCTGAACCGCGGCAAGTGCGATGTTGCCATTAACTATGCGGGCGGGTTGCACCACGCGAAGAAGTCGGAGGCGTCGGGCTTCTGCTACTTGAACGACATTGTCCTGGGTATCATTGAGCTGCTGCGCTATCATCCGCGCGTGTTGTACATCGACATTGACGTACACCACGGCGATGGCGTGGAGGAGGCCTTCTACACAACGGACCGGGTCATGACTTGCTCTTTCCACAAGTACGGGGAGTTCTTCCCCGGAACGGGCGAGCTGCGGGACACCGGTGTGGGTAAGGGCAAATACTATTCTGTCAACGTCCCGTTGCGGGACGGGATTGACGATGCGACTTACAAGTCCGTGTTTGAACCGGTCATCGGCAAGATCATGGAGTGGTACCAACCCTCAGCCGTGGTGCTGCAGTGTGGCGGTGATTCGCTTTCTGGCGACCGCCTTGGTTGCTTTAACCTCTCAATGCGCGGCCATGCAAACTGTGTCAATTACGTGAAGTCCTTTGGGATCCCCATGATGGTGGTAGGCGGTGGAGGCTACACCATGCGGAACGTGGCACGCACATGGGCCTTCGAAACCGGGCTGCTGAATAATGTGCTTCTGGACGAAGAACTCCCCTACAACGACTACTATGAGTACTACGGGCCCGATTATAAGCTCGATGTCCGCCCGTCGAATATGTTCAACGTCAACAGTCCCGAATATCTGGACAAGGTGCTCGCATCTATTTTCAGCAACCTTGAGCACACTAAATATGCACCGAGCGTACAGTTGAACCACGTCCCGAGAGATCCGGAGGACGAAGGTGATGTCGAAGAGGACACCTCAGAGGCTAAGGATACGCGGGGTGGCTCGCAGTTTGCCAGGGACCAAATAGTGGAAAAAGAAAACGAATTCTATTGA
- the RIB4 gene encoding lumazine synthase RIB4 (Syntenic homolog of Saccharomyces cerevisiae YOL143C (RIB4)), producing MIKGLGEVDQTYDASSVKVGIVHARWNKTVIDALVQGAIEKLLAMGVKEKNITVSTVPGAFELPFGTQRFAELTKASGKHLDVVIPIGVLIKGDSMHFEYISDSVTHALMNLQKKIRLPVIFGLLTCLTEEQALTRAGLGESEGKHNHGEDWGAAAVEMAVKFGPRAEQMKK from the coding sequence ATGATTAAGGGATTAGGCGAAGTTGATCAAACCTACGATGCGAGCTCTGTCAAGGTTGGCATTGTCCACGCGAGATGGAACAAGACTGTCATTGACGCTCTCGTCCAAGGTGCAATTGAGAAACTGCTTGCTATGGGAGTGAAGGAGAAGAATATCACTGTAAGCACCGTTCCAGGTGCGTTTGAACTACCATTTGGCACTCAGCGGTTTGCCGAGCTGACCAAGGCAAGTGGCAAGCATTTGGACGTGGTCATCCCAATTGGAGTCCTGATCAAAGGCGACTCAATGCACTTTGAATATATATCAGACTCTGTGACTCATGCCTTAATGAACCTACAGAAGAAGATTCGTCTTCCTGTCATTTTTGGTTTGCTAACGTGTCTAACAGAGGAACAAGCGTTGACACGTGCAGGCCTCGGTGAATCTGAAGGCAAGCACAACCACGGTGAAGACTGgggtgctgctgccgtGGAGATGGCTGTAAAGTTTGGCCCACGCGCCGAACAAATGAAGAAGTGA
- the NOP8 gene encoding Nop8p (Syntenic homolog of Saccharomyces cerevisiae YOL144W (NOP8)): MPVEKRVFVGNLRKNTSECIEQLYDRFAQFGRCIEPHFECHPTFAYLTMEFDDEQQYQKLKRSFNNVMYMGNMLRVDVAKKPWQQRWEEDRNDLLTEQRKQQELLKRQWEHHKKLENIRRSWVDRKELLAGRERKTPRKKLHLKSITFRVNVNGNLKIYKCYKNKLWGYERNKALRDLVNRFTNGYWRDGSGHVVDRLDYSRTRKPLRFENQKGDSVTVETGADEVPDEEQEGFQEEQTKNLNVLENILGSFDFDKPIGLEEDNEYAGANYEIEALYSDTQGGALHAPDALDSKDDPSVERDAEVESEEEFIPKFVQEEQPAATQGTISNTETLRGLFEGQSQEESAFKLIEVSDDDINYDVDVAVADAVEAPAAAEQVQVLPTELPKGRQLGLFFPHFESPFLVAQTQLNKIRTPAEASNRFAGWEDMFWENRAVWTREQKLRHREALRQSRKRNQKLSRKNLI; the protein is encoded by the coding sequence ATGCCTGTTGAGAAGCGCGTATTCGTTGGTAACCTTCGAAAGAACACTAGCGAATGTATTGAACAGCTATACGACAGATTTGCTCAATTTGGGCGCTGTATTGAGCCTCATTTTGAATGTCATCCTACTTTTGCATATTTGACGATGGAGTTCGACGACGAACAGCAGTATCAAAAGCTGAAGCGGAGCTTCAACAATGTCATGTACATGGGTAATATGCTGCGGGTAGATGTGGCGAAGAAACCCTGGCAGCAGCGGTGGGAGGAGGATCGTAACGATCTCCTGACGGAGCAGCGCAAGCAACAAGAGCTACTGAAGCGGCAATGGGAGCATCATAAGAAGCTGGAGAATATACGAAGGTCGTGGGTGGACCGGAAGGAGCTGCTTGCAGGGCGGGAGCGGAAGACGCCGCGGAAGAAGCTCCACCTAAAGAGTATCACGTTCCGCGTGAACGTCAATGGCAACCTGAAGATATATAAGTGTTACAAGAATAAGCTGTGGGGTTACGAGCGGAACAAGGCTTTGCGTGACTTGGTTAATCGCTTTACGAATGGCTACTGGCGCGACGGAAGCGGCCATGTTGTGGACAGGCTCGACTACTCGCGCACCAGAAAGCCGCTCCGTTTCGAGAATCAGAAAGGTGACAGCGTAACAGTAGAGACAGGTGCAGATGAGGTACCCGACGAAGAGCAAGAAGGGTTCCAGGAGGAGCAGACGAAGAACCTCAATGTTCTGGAAAACATATTGGGGTCCTTCGACTTTGACAAGCCCATTGGCCTTGAAGAAGACAACGAATATGCTGGTGCAAACTACGAAATAGAGGCGCTGTACAGCGATACGCAAGGTGGAGCATTGCATGCGCCCGATGCATTGGATTCCAAAGACGACCCTTCAGTGGAACGGGATGCGGAGGTAGAAAGTGAGGAAGAGTTCATTCCTAAATTCGTGCAAGAAGAACAACCTGCTGCCACACAGGGAACTATTAGCAATACTGAAACTCTAAGAGGCCTTTTCGAGGGCCAAAGCCAGGAGGAGTCTGCTTTCAAGCTGATCGAAGTATCTGATGACGACATTAACTATGACGTCGATGTTGCAGTTGCAGACGCGGTGGAAGCTCCGGCAGCCGCCGAGCAGGTGCAGGTACTACCGACTGAGTTACCGAAGGGTAGACAACTGGGCCTTTTCTTTCCACACTTTGAGTCTCCATTTTTAGTCGCGCAAACTCAGCTGAACAAAATAAGAACGCCAGCAGAAGCGTCTAACCGGTTCGCCGGCTGGGAGGATATGTTCTGGGAAAACAGAGCTGTGTGGACCCGTGAACAAAAACTGCGACACAGGGAGGCCTTGCGCCAATCCAGGAAGCGAAATCAAAAGTTATCACGTAAGAATTTGATATAG
- the CTR9 gene encoding Ctr9p (Syntenic homolog of Saccharomyces cerevisiae YOL145C (CTR9)), which translates to MGSVEYSKARFPTSLDIPLRDSEEVVSIDLENDLPDDPADLKTLLVEESSDKEHWLTIAAAYCNHEMVDAGIKLIEMGLEVFHGTQSAPLYSFLTWAYLKQAKRQRLDASVREQHLMQAEQNLKNAIEFDPSWVGNMLATVDLYYQRDLYDKALETADIFIKKTQDDERRQGKVVRSNVLFLLMRAKLLYQKKNYAAALRLFQELLVLDPTLQPDPRIGIGMCFWQLRDTYMAVKAWERALQMNKNNRAASILVMLGKFRSALTDSENDERFAEQFTDVLKDLNNLYLDDKENPVLLALLQTYCYLVGDYEKVISLYQEISNWGYLVGTSVLSESAFWCGRAYYARQDYRKAFSLFQEALRKNEDNLLAKFGLGQTQIQNNLVEESILTFENIYKTQEGIQELNYILGLLYSAKCFDDGFSKLAAKEKASLVEKSISFLEKYIKLTTVKKNQLVALKAYLVLSELYELQTRYKDSLECLTKAVDQWNAANTERIPVEISNNLGCFHFINGDIGLAKKYFQDASDSIVTAEDAKTIGTTVKYNIARAVESEEPETSETMYQEILSAHAGYVQARIRTIFLKYMKTKTDLYAEELDQLLKQNESDLEVRSFYSWYIKNVAVEKTDSKGENKEIKHNRETLTKYDSHDLYALISLANMYVSIAKETKKSANPKEQDKSRQSFLKAVQLFQKVLQIDPLNIFAAQGLAIIFAESKRFGQSLDILRKVRDSLDNEDVHMNLAHCLLEMKDFVKAIENYEITITRFENIENKSTLLNLLGFAWYSRGLKEKSLDCFLKALQYTKEALALEQEKPESRLTSGFMFNVAFVEFQVAEVLRRSQPKERTLAQLEASVSGLQEAVSLLKQLASQQGSVGAGDELQQRIQLGEGTMNNALERCIKEQKEYEQERDNKLATAKKIMKEEEEKERERQSALEEEERIKRERQAEEFRRLQEEAQRLIEERASLDDLIDDSNQPPSDDDDDAHDDEKPRKKKRAKRAKRAGEPDADADATPPKKRRARARKPAVSDPEDSAPEDPKPSRGKKSAISEEFVASSDESSSPES; encoded by the coding sequence ATGGGAAGCGTTGAGTATTCGAAAGCGCGGTTCCCTACGTCTCTAGACATCCCGTTGCGGGATTCCGAAGAAGTGGTGTCCATCGATCTGGAGAATGACCTTCCTGACGACCCTGCAGACCTAAAAACACTCCTTGTGGAGGAAAGCTCGGATAAAGAACACTGGCTGACGATTGCTGCTGCGTACTGCAACCATGAGATGGTTGATGCGGGGATCAAACTGATTGAGATGGGTTTGGAGGTGTTCCATGGAACTCAGTCTGCCCCTCTGTACAGTTTTCTGACATGGGCTTACTTAAAACAGGCCAAGCGGCAGCGGCTGGACGCCAGTGTCCGTGAACAGCACCTGATGCAGGCAGAGCAGAACCTGAAGAATGCCATCGAATTTGACCCGTCGTGGGTGGGGAACATGCTTGCGACAGTCGACCTGTATTACCAGCGGGACCTTTACGACAAAGCCCTGGAGACCGCAGACATTTTCATCAAGAAGACGCAGGATGATGAGAGGCGACAGGGCAAAGTCGTACGCTCCAACGTGCTCTTCCTGCTCATGCGTGCCAAGTTGCTCTACCAGAAGAAGAACTACGCGGCTGCGCTGCGGCTATTCCAAGAGCTATTGGTCTTAGACCCTACCTTACAGCCTGATCCACGGATCGGAATAGGAATGTGCTTCTGGCAGCTACGAGACACCTACATGGCGGTGAAGGCATGGGAGCGTGCCCTGCAGATGAATAAGAACAACAGGGCAGCCAGTATCCTTGTTATGCTAGGGAAGTTCCGGAGTGCGCTGACCGATTCAGAGAATGACGAGCGTTTCGCTGAGCAATTTACGGATGTTCTGAAAGACCTAAACAATCTCTATCTTGATGACAAAGAAAACCCAGTTCTGCTAGCCCTTTTGCAGACATACTGCTACTTGGTCGGTGATTACGAAAAGGTGATATCTCTTTATCAAGAGATCTCCAACTGGGGCTATCTTGTCGGGACATCCGTTCTATCTGAGTCTGCATTCTGGTGCGGAAGGGCTTATTATGCCAGACAAGACTATCGGAAAGCGTTTTCTCTGTTCCAAGAAGCCCTTCGGAAAAACGAGGACAACTTATTGGCGAAATTTGGCCTTGGCCAGACGCAAATCCAGAATAACTTGGTTGAGGAAAGTATTCTGACCTTTGAAAACATATACAAAACACAGGAGGGGATTCAAGAACTAAACTATATCCTCGGGCTGCTATACTCTGCGAAGTGTTTTGATGATGGCTTCTCAAAGCTTGCCGCTAAAGAAAAGGCATCTTTGGTGGAGAAGTCGATATCCTTCCTTGAAAAATATATCAAGTTGACAACCGTGAAGAAAAACCAGCTAGTTGCCCTAAAAGCGTACCTCGTTCTCTCCGAACTGTATGAATTACAAACACGCTACAAGGATTCTTTGGAGTGTCTCACCAAGGCGGTCGACCAGTGGAACGCCGCCAACACTGAAAGGATTCCCGTCGAGATATCAAACAACTTGGGGTGTTTCCACTTCATCAATGGCGACATTGGCTTAGCTAAGAAATACTTCCAGGACGCCTCGGACAGCATAGTGACTGCCGAGGATGCAAAGACGATTGGAACTACTGTCAAATATAATATTGCTCGCGCAGTAGAATCCGAAGAACCAGAAACCTCCGAGACAATGTACCAAGAGATCCTGAGCGCACACGCAGGGTATGTGCAGGCTAGAATTCGGACCATCTTCCTGAAATACATGAAGACAAAGACTGATCTATATGCTGAGGAACTAGACCAACTGCTAAAACAGAATGAATCTGACTTGGAAGTTCGTTCCTTCTACAGCTGGTATATCAAGAATGTCGCTGTAGAGAAGACAGACTCCAAGGGCGAGAACAAAGAAATCAAGCACAACAGAGAAACATTAACGAAGTATGACTCGCACGACCTTTACGCACTTATCTCCCTTGCAAATATGTACGTGAGCATTGCCAAGGAAACTAAGAAGTCAGCGAACCCGAAGGAGCAGGATAAGTCGCGCCAGTCGTTCTTGAAGGCCGTGCAGCTTTTCCAGAAGGTGCTGCAGATAGATCCGCTTAACATATTTGCTGCTCAGGGTCTGGCAATAATATTTGCAGAGAGCAAGCGGTTTGGGCAGAGTCTGGACATTCTACGAAAGGTCAGAGATTCGCTAGACAACGAAGATGTCCACATGAACCTGGCACATTGCTTGCTGGAGATGAAGGACTTTGTGAAGGCCATTGAGAACTATGAGATAACAATCACAAGATTTGAGAATATCGAGAACAAATCTACGCTGCTCAATCTTCTGGGCTTTGCCTGGTATTCTCGGGGCCTGAAGGAAAAGTCCCTCGACTGTTTCTTGAAGGCCCTCCAGTACACAAAGGAGGCGCTcgcgctggagcaggagaAGCCAGAGAGCCGTCTCACCTCCGGCTTCATGTTCAACGTCGCATTCGTCGAATTTCAGGTCGCGGAAGTCCTGCGCAGATCGCAGCCCAAGGAGCGCACACTAGCGCAGCTCGAGGCATCTGTATCCGGTCTGCAGGAAGCCGtgtcgctgctgaagcAGCTGGCCAGTCAGCAGGGAAGCGTCGGCGCCGGCGAtgagctccagcagcgtATACAGCTCGGTGAAGGCACCATGAATAACGCGCTAGAGCGCTGCATCAAGGAGCAGAAGGAGTACGAACAGGAGCGCGACAACAAGCTCGCGACAGCCAAGAAGATCATGAaagaggaggaggagaaaGAGCGCGAGCGCCAGAGCGCactggaggaggaggagcgcaTCAAGCGCGAGCGCCAGGCCGAGGAGTTCCGCCGCCTACAGGAGGAGGCGCAGCGCCTAATCGAAGAGCGCGCCTCGCTAGACGACCTCATTGACGACTCGAACCAGCCGCCCTCcgatgacgacgacgacgcgCACGACGACGAAAAGCCGCGCAAGAAGAAGCGCGCCAAGCGCGCCAAGCGCGCCGGCGAACCCGACGCCGACGCCGACGCGACACCGCCCAAGAAGCGTCGCGCGCGTGCCCGCAAGCCCGCCGTCTCAGACCCCGAGGACAGCGCCCCCGAGGACCCCAAGCCCTCGCGCGGCAAGAAGTCCGCCATCTCCGAGGAGTTCGTCGCCTCCTCCGACGAGTCCTCTAGCCCAGAATCCTAA
- the PSF3 gene encoding DNA replication protein PSF3 (Syntenic homolog of Saccharomyces cerevisiae YOL146W (PSF3)), with protein sequence MGYYDLDDILADSSKFACRFNYELPGLGYLEGNPGKPVGKHSKVELPLWLASVLATVTGEQEHVDEEALPFVEFLPPEMFSARVVNAIKADAPTLDVHSINGHFYALGTRWAALFSDAGLAGMLAGMVLERALEVQRHAASAAVEATAPTDATARMLQTLDEWERQLYRRAHAASRDAKLWAARR encoded by the coding sequence ATGGGCTACTACGACCTCGACGATATCCTCGCCGACTCGTCCAAGTTCGCGTGCCGGTTCAATTACGAGCTGCCGGGGCTGGGCTACCTGGAGGGCAACCCTGGCAAGCCCGTGGGCAAGCACAGCAAGGTGGAGCTGCCGCTGTGGCTGGCGAGCGTCCTGGCGACGGTGACGGGAGAGCAGGAGCACGTTGacgaggaggcgctgcCGTTCGTGGAGTTCCTGCCGCCAGAGATGTTTTCTGCGCGGGTGGTCAACGCGATTAAAGCCGATGCCCCAACTCTGGACGTGCACTCAATCAACGGCCACTTTTACGCGCTGGGGACGCGCTGGGCGGCACTGTTCTCGGACGCGGGGCTGGCAGGGATGCTCGCGGGGATGGTTCTGGAGCGCGCGCTGGAGGTGCAGCGACACGCTgcgagcgcggcggtggAGGCGACGGCGCCGACGGACGCGACCGCGCGCATGCTGCAGACGCTCGACGAGTGGGAGCGGCAGCTGTATCGGCGGGCGCACGCGGCGAGCCGGGATGCAAAGCTTtgggcggcgcggcggtaA
- the PEX11 gene encoding Pex11p (Syntenic homolog of Saccharomyces cerevisiae YOL147C (PEX11)) encodes MVCDSVIYHPTLTRLVRYLDSTAGREKTLRLLQYLCRFLGFQYKSVLARQLQAQFTVTRKLLRFLKPLNHMQLAAKLYDNKIGPDELLRVAGVVKNMFSAAYLALDQVNLLRMLRIVPTTPLTATRLPRWTNWMWFGALVAGIVSDLRTLEVSQRRLATASPEKDARQLSKTQEERFRAVRRLIWDCLDMFIVLNNLSFLGAHDGSVGLAGVATSLFGIQDLWNAS; translated from the coding sequence ATGGTGTGTGACAGCGTGATATACCACCCTACCCTCACGCGGCTAGTGCGCTACCTAGACAGCACCGCCGGGCGCGAGAAGACGCTCCGGCTGCTGCAGTACCTGTGCCGATTCCTGGGCTTCCAGTACAAGTCGGTGCTGGcccggcagctgcaggcgcaGTTCACGGTGACGCGCAAGCTGCTGCGGTTTCTGAAGCCGCTCAACCACATGCAGCTGGCCGCGAAGCTGTACGACAACAAGATAGGCCCGGACGAGCTGCTACGTGTGGCCGGCGTGGTCAAGAACATGTTCAGCGCGGCGTACCTGGCGCTAGATCAGGTCAACCTGCTGCGGATGCTGCGCATCGTGCCGACCACGCCGCTTACCGCGACGCGCCTGCCCCGCTGGACCAACTGGATGTGGTTCGGCGCGCTGGTCGCGGGCATCGTGTCCGACCTGCGCACGCTGGAGGTCTCGCAGCGCCGCCTGGCGACGGCGTCGCCGGAGAAGGACGCGCGCCAGCTGTCCAAGACGCAGGAGGAGCGCTTCCGCGCGGTGCGTCGCCTGATCTGGGACTGTCTGGACATGTTCATCGTGCTGAACAACCTCAGCTTCCTGGGCGCCCACGACGGCTCCGTGGGCCTCGCGGGTGTGGCCACCTCGCTCTTCGGTATCCAGGATCTCTGGAATGCCTCGTGA
- the SPT20 gene encoding Spt20p (Syntenic homolog of Saccharomyces cerevisiae YOL148C (SPT20)): MNTNASLGIPVNSRAGSGGMQAGQRAASSIGGAAAGGAGATAQQSTLAAAAASQHQQRLLLQQRMRQQQAQQQNFEHQIFQLLMTLNRKPKRLYQFTEDTDAILRKYEQFKPSFEFHIYENNYKICAPANARLQQHQRTPGTNDGLILNKSNETLKEFLEYVARGIIPEAIVEVLRDCNVQFYEGCLILQVYDHTNTVDVKQPQGAGAKTDQPAKAGAAAGAAAADQGPPEEHKLGGSSKDATGKERVTTLKRPRMYRTLLRPNDLTRYYDMLSWADHTRFSDSVYQQLEAEILAITKRNLRLDTHLNPFEHADKLTDDEFLQPHWDEEQGRMAHPHRPLSTASLTRGAVGHIEQHEELPQHTSAYEQMMLIMSGRTTTTTTATLAASLAKRAEMMGTSSSTKTGGSTGSGSSASGTNSVAAAAVAAAAVVGSGANNENNQFSRLKFVEQFRLNKEKKKQQALNANLAPPGYNHRISMSTPLTTQPVKQQAGAMLQNVGPGGMGMGSAHTAPSEANGKRAGTADSDDKSKPKRQRKPTKKADGAAVPKKRVTKKQQAAAAATLSNPGV, from the coding sequence ATGAACACCAACGCAAGCCTTGGGATCCCAGTGAATAGCCGGGCGGGTTCGGGCGGTATGCAGGCGGGTCAGCGAGCGGCAAGCTCGATaggcggcgcggcggcaggcggcgcgggcgcgacGGCACAGCAGAGCACGCTtgccgcggcggcagcaagtcaacaccagcagcggcttctgctccagcagcggatgcggcagcagcaggcgcaacAGCAGAACTTCGAGCACCAGATCTTCCAGCTACTGATGACATTGAATCGGAAACCAAAGCGGCTGTACCAGTTCACGGAAGACACCGACGCGATTCTGCGCAAGTACGAGCAGTTCAAGCCGAGCTTCGAGTTCCACATCTACGAGAACAACTACAAGATCTGTGCGCCGGCGAAcgcgcggctgcagcagcaccagcggACGCCTGGGACGAACGATGGGCTGATCTTGAACAAAAGCAACGAGACGCTGAAGGAGTTTCTGGAGTACGTGGCGCGGGGGATCATCCCGGAAGCAATTGTGGAGGTGCTGCGAGACTGCAACGTGCAATTCTATGAGGGGTGCCTGATCTTGCAGGTGTACGACCACACCAACACGGTGGATGTGAAACAGCCGCagggcgcgggcgcgaaGACGGACCAGCCCGCCaaggcgggcgcggcggccggcgctgccgccgcagACCAGGGGCCGCCGGAGGAGCACAAGCTGGGCGGCAGCTCGAAGGACGCGACGGGGAAGGAGCGGGTGACGACACTCAAGCGGCCGCGGATGTATCGCACGCTACTGCGGCCGAACGACCTCACGCGCTACTACGACATGCTTTCGTGGGCGGACCACACGCGGTTCTCGGACTCGGTGTACCAGCAGCTAGAGGCGGAGATCCTGGCCATAACGAAACGCAACCTGCGGCTGGATACGCACTTGAACCCCTTCGAGCACGCCGACAAGCTGACCGACGACGAGTTCCTGCAACCGCACTGGGACGAAGAGCAGGGGAGGATGGCTCACCCGCACCGCCCACTGAGCACCGCTAGCCTAACAAGAGGGGCGGTAGGCCATATCGAGCAACACGAAGAGCTTCCCCAGCATACCTCCGCATACGAGCAGATGATGCTAATAATGAGCGGCAGAACAACGACCACTACGACCGCCACGCTGGCCGCATCGCTTGCGAAGCGCGCTGAAATGATGGGCACCTCGAGTTCCACCAAGACCGGGGGATCGACGGGctccggcagcagcgcctcTGGCACAAATTCCGTTGCTGCCGCAGCCGTTGCTGCCGCGGCAGTCGTGGGTTCCGGCGCGAATAATGAGAATAACCAGTTCAGCAGACTAAAATTCGTCGAGCAGTTCCGCCTGAACAAagagaagaagaagcagcaGGCACTCAACGCGAACCTGGCCCCGCCGGGGTATAACCACCGCATCTCGATGTCGACCCCTCTTACTACACAGCCTGTGAAGCAGCAGGCCGGGGCCATGCTGCAGAATGTTGGGCCGGGCGGTATGGGGATGGGCAGTGCGCACACCGCGCCGAGCGAGGCAAACGGCAAGCGCGCCGGCACCGCGGACAGCGACGACAAATCCAAACCGAAAAGGCAGCGGAAGCCCACCAAAAAGGCAGATGGGGCGGCAGTCCCCAAAAAGAGGGTTACTAAGAAGCAACAggccgcggcagcggctACGCTGTCCAATCCAGGTGTGTAG
- the DCP1 gene encoding Dcp1p (Syntenic homolog of Saccharomyces cerevisiae YOL149W (DCP1)) has product MTTARDNSATTLELYRKTLNFNVIGRYDPKIKQLLFHTPHATVYKWEAGENKWNKLEYQGVLAIYLRDVREQAELPVPHQEASAGAEGRCGEVLSGRDIYNYALIVLNRINPENFSIAIAPNSVVNKRRLFSPEENVQQPLEPMDVEVKDELVIIKNLRKEVYGIWIHTPTDRQNIYDLLKYLLENEPKDSFA; this is encoded by the coding sequence ATGACGACCGCGCGTGACAATAGCGCGACGACGCTCGAGCTGTATCGCAAGACGCTGAATTTCAATGTGATCGGCAGATATGACCCCAAAATAAAGCAGCTGCTGTTCCACACGCCGCATGCGACGGTGTACAAGTGGGAGGCCGGCGAGAACAAGTGGAACAAGCTGGAGTACCAGGGCGTGCTGGCTATATATCTACGCGATGTGCGCGAGCAGGCGGAGCTGCCGGTGCCGCACCAGGAGGCGAGTGCAGGCGCGGAGGGGCGGTGCGGCGAGGTGCTCAGCGGGCGCGACATCTACAACTACGCGCTGATCGTGCTCAACCGGATCAACCCCGAGAACTTCTCGATTGCAATTGCGCCGAACAGCGTTGTGAACAAGCGGCGTCTCTTTTCGCCGGAGGAGAACGTGCAGCAGCCGCTGGAGCCAATGGACGTTGAGGTCAAAGATGAACTGGTGATCATCAAaaacctgcggaaggagGTGTACGGCATCTGGATCCACACGCCAACCGACAGGCAGAACATCTACGATTTACTGAAATATCTCCTGGAGAACGAGCCGAAGGATTCGTTTGCCTGA